One Brassica oleracea var. oleracea cultivar TO1000 chromosome C7, BOL, whole genome shotgun sequence genomic window carries:
- the LOC106301191 gene encoding obg-like ATPase 1, which translates to MPPKAKAKDAGPVERPILGRFSSHLKIGIVGLPNVGKSTLFNTLTKLSIPAENFPFCTIEPNEARVNIPDERFDWLCQLYKPKSEIPAFLEIHDIAGLVRGAHEGQGLGNNFLSHIRAVDGIFHVLRAFEDPDIIHVDDIVDPVRDLETITEELRLKDIEFIKKKIEDVEKSMKRSNDKALKVELELLLKVKAWLEEGKDVRFGDWKAADIEILNTFQLLSAKPVVYLINMNERDYQRKKNKFLPKIHAWVQEHGGDTMIPFSGVFERTLADMLPDEAAKYCEENKLQSALPRIIKTGFSAINLIYFFTAGPDEVKCWQIRRQSKAPQAAGAIHTDFERGFICAEVMKFEDLKELGNETAVKGAGKYRQEGKTYVVQDGDIIFFKFNVSGGGKK; encoded by the exons ATGCCTCCGAAAGCGAAAGCGAAGGATGCAGGTCCAGTGGAGAGGCCTATCCTTGGCCGTTTCTCTTCTCACCTCAAGATCGGAATC GTTGGGTTACCAAACGTGGGAAAGTCTACACTTTTCAACACACTTACGAAGCTTTCAATCCCAGCTGAGAACTTCCCCTTTTGTACCATTGAGCCCAACGAGGCACGCGTCAATATCCCCGATGAGAGGTTTGATTGGCTTTGCCAGTTGTACAAGCCCAAGAGTGAG ATTCCTGCTTTCTTGGAAATTCATGACATTGCTGGCCTTGTTAGAGGCGCTCATGAAGGACAGGGACTTGGAAACAACTTCTTGTCCCATATTCGTGCTGTTGATGGGATCTTCCATGTCTTAC GTGCGTTTGAAGATCCTGATATTATTCATGTCGATGATATTGTGGATCCTGTTAGAGATTTGGAGACCATTACTGAAGAGTTGCGACTAAAG GATATTGAATTCATTAAAAAGAAGATTGAAGATGTCGAGAAGAGCATGAAGAGGAGCAATGACAAGGCGCTTAAAGTTGAACTTGAGCTCTTGCTAAAG GTGAAAGCTTGGCTGGAAGAAGGAAAGGATGTCCGTTTTGGAGACTGGAAAGCAGCTGATATCGAGATTTTGAACACTTTCCAATTGCTTTCCGCAAAACCCGTTGTTTACTTG ATTAACATGAATGAGAGAGACTACCAGAGGAAGAAAAACAAGTTCTTGCCAAAGATTCATGCTTG GGTTCAAGAACACGGTGGTGATACTATGATTCCTTTCAGTGGTGTTTTTGAAAGGACTCTCGCTGATATGCTCCCAGACGAAGCAGCAAAGTATTGTGAGGAGAACAAACTGCAAAG TGCTCTTCCGAGGATCATCAAAACTGGATTTTCAGCCATTAACCTCATATATTTCTTTACAGCGGGACCTGATGAG GTGAAGTGCTGGCAAATAAGACGTCAGTCAAAGGCTCCTCAAGCTGCAGGGGCCATTCATACTGATTTTGAGAGAGGATTTATTTGTGCCGAG GTCATGAAATTCGAGGATCTCAAGGAACTTGGCAATGAAACTGCAGTCAAG GGGGCAGGAAAATACAGACAGGAGGGGAAAACATATGTTGTTCAGGACGGAGATATCATTTTCTTCAAGTTCAACGTTTCCGGTGGTGGCAAGAAATGA